The Armatimonadota bacterium genome has a window encoding:
- a CDS encoding BrnA antitoxin family protein, giving the protein MREKTEYNFSGGRRGAVTELDAGKTRLTIVIDEDVLDRLRQQVHANGGGDYSALINAALREHTANRGEPLEQLLRRVLRDELVPAA; this is encoded by the coding sequence ATGAGGGAAAAGACGGAGTACAATTTCAGCGGGGGTCGCAGAGGGGCAGTAACTGAACTTGACGCCGGCAAGACCCGGCTCACAATTGTCATTGACGAGGACGTGCTGGATCGGCTCCGGCAACAGGTCCACGCCAACGGTGGCGGAGATTATTCGGCATTGATCAACGCCGCGCTCCGCGAGCATACAGCAAACCGAGGGGAACCGCTTGAGCAGTTGCTTCGGCGCGTGCTTCGGGACGAACTGGTCCCCGCCGCATAG
- a CDS encoding BrnT family toxin has translation MSVEYEWDERKASANRVKHGVDFPDAVAVFTDPHAITIEDESYAEAQ, from the coding sequence ATGAGCGTTGAGTACGAATGGGATGAACGTAAGGCAAGCGCCAACCGCGTCAAACATGGTGTAGATTTTCCTGACGCCGTCGCAGTGTTCACTGATCCGCACGCGATAACGATCGAAGACGAGAGCTACGCGGAAGCCCAGTAG